A genome region from Micromonospora sp. M71_S20 includes the following:
- a CDS encoding septum formation family protein: MRRAMSALLAAVATAALLAGCADAGGVDGDLVDDWAALPAPGPFTPAAGVCQVADFVDVVTLAAYAPVDCAAPHRVETVHVGAFPAGRPAPPPGGSAELRGAFADCDTRATGHVGADWRTGRLRLAVAVPSGAGWTAGARWYRCDLAEVSTVEAAATVVVRTSSLRDALRVPSPLRLGCQQARSGGGSVRTLLPVDCATRHDAEFVGVWRAPDRPYPTRPADWAPLYAGCRSVLGRFVGVPDDADLRFRSGVVVRPPGAGRWRVGDRGVRCYLWLDDRKVTGSLRGAGPAALPVRTR, encoded by the coding sequence ATGCGCCGTGCGATGAGTGCCCTGCTCGCTGCCGTCGCCACGGCCGCACTCCTGGCCGGCTGCGCCGATGCCGGCGGGGTGGACGGTGACCTGGTCGACGACTGGGCGGCCCTGCCCGCTCCCGGGCCCTTCACCCCGGCCGCCGGGGTGTGCCAGGTCGCCGACTTCGTCGACGTGGTGACCCTGGCGGCGTACGCGCCGGTGGACTGCGCCGCGCCGCACCGGGTCGAGACCGTGCACGTCGGCGCCTTCCCTGCCGGGCGGCCCGCCCCGCCGCCGGGCGGCTCGGCCGAGTTGCGGGGCGCCTTCGCCGACTGCGACACCCGGGCGACCGGTCACGTGGGCGCCGACTGGCGCACGGGGCGGCTACGGCTGGCGGTGGCGGTGCCGTCCGGGGCGGGCTGGACGGCCGGCGCCCGCTGGTACCGGTGCGACCTGGCCGAGGTGAGCACCGTCGAGGCCGCCGCCACGGTGGTGGTCCGCACCAGCAGCCTCCGGGACGCGCTGCGGGTGCCGTCCCCGCTGCGGCTGGGCTGTCAGCAGGCCCGCTCCGGCGGCGGGTCGGTGCGGACGCTGCTCCCGGTCGACTGCGCCACCCGGCACGACGCCGAGTTCGTCGGGGTGTGGCGGGCGCCCGACCGCCCGTACCCGACCCGCCCCGCCGACTGGGCTCCGCTCTACGCCGGCTGCCGCTCGGTGCTCGGCCGCTTCGTGGGGGTGCCCGACGACGCCGACCTGCGCTTCCGCAGCGGCGTGGTGGTCCGCCCGCCGGGAGCGGGCCGGTGGCGCGTCGGCGACCGGGGCGTCCGCTGCTACCTCTGGCTCGACGACCGTAAGGTGACCGGCTCGCTGCGGGGCGCGGGCCCGGCTGCCCTCCCGGTCCGGACGAGGTAG
- the panD gene encoding aspartate 1-decarboxylase yields MLRTMLKSKIHRATVTQADLHYVGSVTVDEDLLDAADLIPGEQVAIVDITNGARLETYVIPGERGSGVIGINGAAAHLVHPGDLVILISYGQMDDAEARAYRPRVVHVDADNRVVELNTDPTTAAPGTAGAPIPNPFAVAV; encoded by the coding sequence ATGCTGCGCACCATGCTCAAGTCGAAGATCCACCGGGCCACGGTGACCCAGGCCGACCTGCACTACGTCGGCTCGGTGACCGTCGACGAGGACCTGCTCGACGCCGCCGACCTGATCCCCGGCGAGCAGGTGGCGATCGTGGACATCACCAACGGGGCCCGGCTGGAGACGTACGTGATTCCGGGCGAGCGGGGCAGCGGCGTGATCGGCATCAACGGCGCCGCCGCCCACCTGGTGCACCCGGGGGACCTGGTGATCCTCATCTCGTACGGGCAGATGGACGACGCCGAGGCCCGCGCGTACCGGCCGCGGGTCGTGCACGTGGACGCCGACAACCGGGTCGTCGAGCTGAACACCGACCCGACCACCGCCGCCCCCGGCACCGCCGGTGCCCCGATCCCCAACCCCTTCGCCGTCGCCGTCTGA
- the panC gene encoding pantoate--beta-alanine ligase, which yields MTELVHGRAELAAARDGLKGTVGVVMTMGALHSGHETLLRAARERADHVLVTIFVNPLQFGPNEDFDRYPRTLDADLEICRRAGADVVFAPSVTDMYPDGQPRVRVNPGPLGEDLEGQSRPGFFHGVLTVVLKLLQLTRPDLAFFGEKDYQQLTLVRRMARDLDVPVEVVGVPTVREPDGLALSSRNRYLSPAEREAALSLSAALRAGVATADEGGDAGAVLAAAHAAFGAGTPGARLDYLVLTDPELEPGPVSGPARLLVAAWVGATRLIDNAAILLAPRS from the coding sequence GTGACGGAACTGGTGCACGGCCGCGCCGAGCTGGCGGCGGCGCGGGACGGGCTGAAGGGCACCGTCGGCGTCGTGATGACCATGGGCGCGCTGCACTCCGGGCACGAGACGCTGCTGCGGGCGGCCCGGGAGCGGGCCGACCACGTGCTCGTCACGATCTTCGTCAACCCGTTGCAGTTCGGCCCGAACGAGGACTTCGACCGCTACCCGCGCACCCTCGACGCCGACCTGGAGATCTGCCGGCGGGCCGGCGCGGACGTGGTCTTCGCCCCCTCGGTGACGGACATGTACCCGGACGGCCAGCCCCGGGTCCGGGTGAATCCGGGCCCGCTGGGGGAGGACCTGGAGGGGCAGAGCCGCCCCGGGTTCTTCCACGGGGTGCTCACGGTGGTGCTGAAGCTGCTCCAGCTCACCCGCCCCGACCTGGCGTTCTTCGGCGAGAAGGACTACCAGCAGCTGACCCTGGTGCGGCGGATGGCCCGGGACCTCGACGTGCCGGTCGAGGTGGTCGGCGTGCCGACCGTGCGGGAGCCGGACGGGCTGGCCCTGTCCAGCCGCAACCGCTACCTGTCCCCGGCCGAGCGGGAGGCCGCGCTGAGCCTGTCGGCGGCGCTGCGGGCCGGGGTCGCGACCGCCGACGAGGGCGGTGACGCGGGGGCGGTGCTCGCCGCCGCGCACGCGGCCTTCGGCGCCGGTACGCCCGGCGCGCGGCTCGACTACCTGGTGCTCACCGACCCGGAACTGGAACCGGGGCCGGTCTCCGGGCCGGCGCGGCTGCTCGTCGCCGCCTGGGTGGGCGCCACCCGGCTGATCGACAACGCGGCGATCCTGCTCGCCCCCCGTTCCTGA
- a CDS encoding Rossmann-like and DUF2520 domain-containing protein, giving the protein MSAPLRPRPAAPHGPAVPPAATPRLLTVGIVGSGRVGTVLGAALAAAGHRVVAVTAGSGASRARAALLLPEVPRRSAAAVARAATDLLLVAVPDDALAGVVAALADGGALRPGQVVAHTSGAHGLAVLAPAAAAGARPLALHPAMTFTGTPDDLARLAGISYGVTAPAELRPLAARLVADLGGVPEWVGEADRPLYHAALAHGANHLVTLVNEAADRLRDAGVTQPEKVLAPLLRAALENALRLGDDALTGPVSRGDAGTVERHLARLAATAPESVAPYLALARRTADRAIAAGRLRPVDAESLLGVLAGDRRQVAA; this is encoded by the coding sequence ATGAGCGCACCCCTGCGCCCGCGCCCGGCCGCCCCCCACGGGCCCGCCGTCCCGCCGGCCGCCACCCCCCGTCTCCTCACCGTCGGCATCGTCGGCTCCGGCCGGGTCGGCACCGTTCTGGGCGCCGCGCTCGCCGCCGCCGGCCACCGGGTCGTCGCCGTCACGGCCGGCTCGGGCGCCTCCCGGGCCCGGGCCGCGCTGCTGCTTCCCGAGGTGCCCCGCCGTTCCGCCGCCGCCGTGGCGCGGGCGGCCACCGACCTGCTGCTGGTTGCCGTGCCCGACGACGCGCTCGCCGGGGTGGTCGCAGCCCTGGCCGACGGCGGCGCGCTGCGTCCCGGCCAGGTGGTCGCGCACACCTCCGGCGCGCACGGGCTGGCCGTGCTCGCCCCCGCCGCCGCGGCGGGCGCCCGCCCACTCGCCCTGCACCCCGCGATGACCTTCACCGGTACGCCGGACGACCTGGCCCGGCTGGCCGGCATCTCGTACGGGGTGACCGCCCCGGCGGAGCTGCGTCCCCTGGCCGCCCGGCTGGTCGCCGACCTCGGCGGGGTGCCGGAGTGGGTCGGCGAGGCGGACCGGCCGCTCTACCACGCGGCGCTGGCGCACGGCGCCAACCACCTGGTGACCCTGGTCAACGAGGCGGCCGACCGGCTGCGCGACGCCGGGGTGACCCAGCCGGAGAAGGTGCTCGCGCCGCTGCTGCGGGCCGCCCTGGAGAACGCGCTGCGCCTCGGCGACGACGCGCTGACCGGGCCGGTGTCCCGGGGCGACGCCGGCACGGTCGAGCGGCACCTGGCCCGGCTCGCCGCGACTGCTCCCGAGTCGGTGGCGCCCTACCTGGCCCTGGCCCGGCGTACGGCCGACCGGGCCATCGCGGCGGGCCGGCTGCGGCCGGTCGACGCGGAGTCGCTGCTCGGCGTGCTCGCCGGCGACCGGCGGCAGGTGGCGGCGTGA
- a CDS encoding SAM-dependent methyltransferase: MSIRWRDAMERALYGPGGFFVSGSGPAGHFRTSVHASPAFAAALLRLVEQVDAALDRPRVLSVVDVGAGRGELLRALSAALGATGAAPRPSPAGSPSAVGSSPAPVPLASRVRLTAVEKAARPDGLPAEIGWVNEIPAGITGLLVATEWLDNVPLDVAAHAGDGWRYLLVDPATGEETVGDPVGPADADWLARWWPAPAGGAGGAGPGSRHPVGARAEIGRTRDDAWAAAVGRIDRGLALAVDYGHLRDGRPVDGTLTGYRGGRQVPPVPDGTRDVTAHVAVDSVAAAGATVVGCAYDLMSQREALRALGADGGRPPLSLAAGDPAGYVRALAAASAVAELTDPAGLGGHWWLRQPVGVDPGRFMAR; this comes from the coding sequence ATGTCCATCCGCTGGCGGGACGCGATGGAACGGGCGCTCTACGGGCCGGGCGGCTTCTTCGTCTCCGGGTCGGGTCCGGCCGGCCACTTCCGCACCAGCGTGCACGCGTCGCCCGCCTTCGCCGCCGCGCTGCTGCGGCTGGTCGAGCAGGTCGACGCCGCCCTCGACCGTCCCCGCGTCCTCTCCGTCGTCGACGTGGGGGCGGGCCGGGGCGAGCTGCTGCGCGCCCTCTCCGCCGCGCTGGGGGCCACCGGGGCCGCTCCCCGCCCGTCTCCCGCCGGGTCGCCGTCCGCCGTCGGCTCGTCCCCCGCGCCGGTCCCGCTCGCCTCCCGGGTACGCCTCACCGCCGTCGAGAAGGCGGCCCGGCCCGACGGCCTCCCCGCGGAGATCGGGTGGGTGAACGAGATCCCTGCCGGGATCACCGGGCTGCTGGTGGCCACCGAGTGGCTCGACAACGTGCCGCTCGACGTGGCGGCGCACGCCGGGGACGGCTGGCGGTACCTGCTGGTCGACCCGGCCACCGGGGAGGAGACCGTCGGTGACCCCGTCGGCCCCGCCGACGCCGACTGGCTCGCCAGGTGGTGGCCGGCACCGGCGGGCGGAGCCGGCGGGGCCGGACCTGGGTCCCGGCACCCGGTCGGCGCGCGGGCCGAGATCGGTCGGACGCGCGACGACGCCTGGGCCGCAGCGGTCGGCAGGATTGACCGGGGGCTGGCGTTGGCCGTGGACTACGGGCACCTGCGGGACGGCCGGCCCGTGGACGGGACGTTGACCGGGTACCGGGGCGGGCGGCAGGTGCCGCCGGTGCCGGACGGGACCCGCGACGTCACCGCGCACGTCGCCGTCGACTCGGTCGCCGCCGCCGGTGCCACGGTCGTCGGGTGCGCGTACGACCTGATGTCGCAGCGGGAGGCGCTGCGGGCGCTCGGGGCCGACGGCGGGCGACCGCCGCTGAGCCTGGCCGCCGGCGACCCGGCCGGGTACGTGCGGGCGCTCGCCGCCGCGTCGGCGGTGGCCGAGCTGACCGACCCGGCCGGCCTCGGCGGGCACTGGTGGCTGCGGCAACCGGTCGGCGTCGACCCCGGGCGGTTCATGGCACGATGA
- a CDS encoding NADH-quinone oxidoreductase subunit D codes for MTTDAGDLRELTVGTGAGGEQLGTDMVLNIGPQHPSTHGVLRLKLVLDGERVVACEPIVGYMHRGAEKLFEVRDYRQIIVLANRHDWLSAFSNELGVVLAVERLMGMEVPERATWLRMALAELNRVLNHLMFLGSYPLEIGAITPMFYAFRERETIQAVMEEVSGGRIHYMFNRVGGLKEEVPAGWTGRARAAIAEVRQRMPDLDNLIRRNDIFLARTVGVGVLSAADAAAFGASGPVARASGLDLDLRRDEPYLAYDQLDVPVVTKTAGDCHARFEVLLDQVYASLDLAEQCLDRVDRLTGPVNTRLPKVLKAPEGHTYAWTENPLGINGYYLVSRGEKTPWRLKLRTASYANVQALATLLPGCLVPDLIAILGSMFFVVGDIDK; via the coding sequence ATGACCACGGACGCCGGCGACCTCCGCGAGCTGACCGTCGGCACCGGGGCCGGCGGCGAGCAGCTCGGCACCGACATGGTGCTCAACATCGGGCCGCAGCACCCCTCCACGCACGGCGTGCTCCGGCTGAAGCTGGTGCTCGACGGCGAGCGGGTGGTGGCCTGCGAGCCGATCGTCGGCTACATGCACCGGGGCGCGGAGAAGCTGTTCGAGGTCCGCGACTACCGGCAGATCATCGTGCTGGCCAACCGGCACGACTGGCTCTCGGCCTTCTCCAACGAGCTGGGCGTGGTGCTCGCCGTGGAACGGCTGATGGGCATGGAGGTGCCGGAGCGGGCCACCTGGCTGCGGATGGCGCTGGCCGAGCTGAACCGGGTGCTCAACCACCTGATGTTTCTCGGCTCCTACCCGCTGGAGATCGGCGCGATCACGCCGATGTTCTACGCCTTCCGCGAGCGGGAGACCATCCAGGCGGTGATGGAGGAGGTCTCCGGCGGCCGGATCCACTACATGTTCAACCGGGTGGGCGGGCTCAAGGAGGAGGTGCCCGCCGGCTGGACCGGCCGGGCGCGGGCCGCCATCGCCGAGGTCCGCCAGCGGATGCCGGACCTGGACAACCTCATCCGGCGCAACGACATCTTCCTGGCCCGTACGGTCGGCGTCGGGGTGCTCTCCGCGGCGGACGCCGCCGCGTTCGGCGCGTCCGGGCCCGTCGCCCGGGCCTCCGGCCTCGACCTGGACCTGCGCCGCGACGAGCCCTACCTGGCCTACGACCAGCTGGACGTGCCGGTCGTGACGAAGACCGCCGGGGACTGCCACGCCCGCTTCGAGGTGCTGCTCGACCAGGTGTACGCCTCGCTCGACCTCGCCGAGCAGTGCCTGGACCGGGTGGACCGGCTCACCGGGCCGGTCAACACCCGGCTGCCGAAGGTGCTCAAGGCCCCGGAGGGGCACACCTACGCCTGGACCGAGAACCCGCTCGGCATCAACGGCTACTACCTGGTCTCCCGGGGCGAGAAGACGCCGTGGCGGCTGAAGCTGCGCACCGCGTCGTACGCGAACGTGCAGGCGCTGGCCACCCTGCTCCCCGGCTGCCTGGTGCCGGACCTGATCGCCATCCTCGGCTCGATGTTCTTCGTGGTCGGCGACATCGACAAGTGA
- a CDS encoding glycine betaine ABC transporter substrate-binding protein yields the protein MRARTRLAVGAVGALAAAGLLTGCGDAGSSGTDAPEQAASGAGCAPVAGDQLVVLDDDKKLQNTDNVIPAVNVDAANPQLIAALDKVSAALDTPKLIQLNKAVDVDRKTAQKAAEEFAAANDVTAGIAKGPGGQIVIGAANFTENQILAELYKIALTAAGYDAKVQQIGNRELYEPALEKGEIQVVPEYAATMAEFLNTKANGKDAQPVSSPELEKTVAALKAAGDKAGLVFGTPAAAQDQNAFAVTKAFADKYGVNTLSELAAKCSGQATVLAGPPECPQRPKCQAGLVQVYDFKAGSFSSLDQGGPQTKNALKTGAASVGLVFSSDGALAVG from the coding sequence ATGCGCGCACGTACACGCCTGGCGGTCGGTGCGGTGGGAGCCCTCGCCGCGGCGGGGCTGCTGACCGGCTGCGGCGACGCCGGTTCCTCCGGCACGGACGCCCCGGAGCAGGCGGCCTCGGGGGCCGGCTGCGCGCCGGTCGCCGGTGACCAGCTCGTCGTCCTCGACGACGACAAGAAGCTCCAGAACACCGACAACGTCATCCCGGCGGTCAACGTCGACGCGGCCAACCCGCAGTTGATCGCGGCGTTGGACAAGGTCTCGGCCGCGCTCGACACGCCGAAGCTGATCCAGCTCAACAAGGCCGTCGACGTCGACCGCAAGACGGCCCAGAAGGCGGCCGAGGAGTTCGCGGCGGCCAACGACGTCACCGCCGGCATCGCCAAGGGCCCCGGTGGGCAGATCGTGATCGGCGCGGCCAACTTCACGGAGAACCAGATCCTGGCCGAGCTCTACAAGATCGCCCTGACCGCCGCCGGCTACGACGCCAAGGTGCAGCAGATCGGCAACCGCGAGCTCTACGAGCCGGCCCTGGAGAAGGGCGAGATCCAGGTCGTCCCGGAGTACGCGGCGACCATGGCCGAGTTCCTGAACACCAAGGCCAACGGCAAGGACGCCCAGCCGGTTTCCTCGCCGGAGCTGGAGAAGACCGTCGCGGCGCTCAAGGCGGCCGGCGACAAGGCGGGCCTCGTCTTCGGCACGCCGGCCGCCGCGCAGGACCAGAACGCCTTCGCCGTGACGAAGGCGTTCGCCGACAAGTACGGCGTCAACACGCTCTCCGAGCTGGCCGCCAAGTGCTCGGGCCAGGCCACGGTGCTGGCCGGGCCGCCGGAGTGCCCGCAGCGGCCGAAGTGCCAGGCGGGGCTCGTCCAGGTCTACGACTTCAAGGCCGGCTCGTTCAGCTCGCTGGACCAGGGCGGCCCGCAGACCAAGAACGCGCTGAAGACCGGGGCCGCGAGCGTGGGCCTGGTGTTCTCCTCGGACGGCGCACTGGCCGTCGGCTGA
- a CDS encoding ABC transporter permease, producing the protein MNPVEAALVWLNDPLNWTNPGGVLDRLGEHLSMSAAAVALGCLVAWPIGLWLGHTGRGGGLVVLVSNVSLAVPTLALLTILPLTFLGFGRPSVVVALAVFAVPPLLANAYTGVRQADPEARDAARGMGFSGWQLLRRVELPLAVPYLAAGFRTAAVQVVATAALASFVNGGGLGQIIRAGFGLDIAAGGGQIIAGGVLVAGLAMLLELVLALVERLVTPRPLRAGRRRARRRAAQAVAGG; encoded by the coding sequence GTGAATCCGGTCGAGGCGGCGCTGGTCTGGCTCAACGACCCGCTGAACTGGACGAACCCGGGCGGCGTCCTGGACCGGCTGGGCGAGCACCTGTCGATGTCGGCGGCGGCGGTGGCGCTCGGTTGCCTGGTCGCCTGGCCGATCGGGCTCTGGCTCGGGCACACCGGCCGGGGCGGCGGGCTGGTGGTACTGGTGTCCAACGTGTCGCTGGCCGTCCCCACGCTCGCCCTGCTCACCATCCTGCCGCTGACCTTCCTTGGCTTCGGCCGGCCGTCGGTGGTGGTCGCGCTGGCCGTCTTCGCCGTGCCGCCGCTGCTGGCCAACGCGTACACGGGGGTGCGGCAGGCCGATCCGGAGGCCCGGGACGCGGCGCGCGGGATGGGCTTCTCGGGGTGGCAGTTGCTGCGCCGGGTCGAGCTGCCGCTGGCGGTGCCCTACCTGGCGGCCGGGTTCCGCACGGCGGCGGTGCAGGTGGTGGCGACGGCCGCGCTGGCGTCCTTCGTCAACGGCGGCGGCCTGGGCCAGATCATCCGGGCGGGCTTCGGGCTGGACATCGCCGCCGGCGGCGGCCAGATCATCGCGGGCGGCGTGCTGGTGGCCGGGCTCGCCATGCTGTTGGAACTGGTGTTGGCCCTGGTCGAGCGGCTGGTCACGCCGCGCCCGCTGCGGGCCGGTCGCCGTCGGGCGCGTCGCCGGGCGGCGCAGGCGGTGGCCGGCGGCTGA
- a CDS encoding ABC transporter permease gives MSFRLSYRADPGNPWFSWQYVRDNSDTIVAAVREHASLTARAVLIAALIALPLAVAAYWYRSLAGPVLALTGVLYTVPSLALFAFVAPYLGIGAATALSVVVLYALLVIVRNAVAGLNQVPPEVREAAEGMGYGRWGRLFRVELPLALPGILTGLRLATVSTVALVTVGVVIGRGGLGQLIFAGFQNNFYKAQIMTGTLLCVLLALVLDLVLAGAGRLLTPWLKRAR, from the coding sequence ATGTCCTTCCGCCTGAGCTACCGGGCCGACCCGGGTAACCCGTGGTTCTCCTGGCAGTACGTGCGGGACAACTCTGACACGATCGTCGCCGCCGTGCGGGAGCACGCCTCGCTGACCGCTCGCGCGGTGCTGATCGCCGCCCTGATCGCGCTGCCGCTGGCGGTGGCCGCGTACTGGTACCGCTCGCTCGCCGGGCCGGTCCTGGCCCTCACCGGGGTGCTCTACACGGTGCCGTCGTTGGCGCTCTTCGCGTTCGTCGCCCCCTACCTGGGCATCGGCGCGGCGACCGCGCTCAGCGTGGTGGTTCTCTACGCGCTGCTGGTGATCGTCCGCAACGCCGTCGCCGGGCTCAACCAGGTGCCCCCCGAGGTCCGCGAGGCGGCGGAGGGAATGGGGTACGGCCGCTGGGGCCGGCTGTTCCGGGTCGAGTTGCCGCTGGCCCTGCCGGGCATCCTCACCGGGCTGCGGCTGGCGACCGTCTCCACGGTGGCCCTGGTGACCGTGGGCGTGGTGATCGGGCGCGGCGGCCTCGGGCAGCTGATCTTCGCCGGCTTCCAGAACAACTTCTACAAGGCACAGATCATGACGGGGACGCTGCTCTGCGTCCTGCTCGCCCTGGTGCTCGACCTGGTCCTGGCCGGTGCGGGCAGGCTGCTGACCCCCTGGCTGAAGCGGGCCCGGTGA
- a CDS encoding ABC transporter ATP-binding protein — protein sequence MDVTPEGTAPAEPRAASITLEGIRKRYPDGTEAVRELSLDIRAGELAVLIGPSGCGKSTVLRMVNRLIEPTGGRILLGGEDVTRVDPVGLRRRIGYVIQNVGLFPHQTVSANVATVPRLLGWPRQRSRRRVDELLELVGLDPATFGRRYPHELSGGQRQRVGVARALAADPVVLLMDEPFSAVDPIARTRLQEEFLRLQAEVRKTIVLVTHDLDEAVRLGDRIAVLSEGGRLEQFDTPAAVLGAPATPFVREFVGADRGIRRLAVTPVTGGAVEPLPEAGVAGLPTMPVGGSAYDALGVLLTSAADRVVVTDGGRPIGVLSRERLLELGAPQR from the coding sequence GTGGACGTTACCCCGGAGGGCACCGCCCCCGCCGAACCGCGCGCGGCGTCGATCACGCTGGAGGGCATCCGCAAGCGCTACCCGGACGGCACCGAGGCCGTACGCGAGCTGAGCCTGGACATCAGAGCCGGCGAGCTGGCGGTGCTGATCGGACCGTCGGGCTGCGGCAAGTCCACGGTGCTCCGGATGGTCAACCGCCTCATCGAGCCGACCGGCGGCCGGATCCTGCTCGGCGGCGAGGACGTCACCCGGGTCGACCCGGTCGGGCTGCGCCGCCGGATCGGCTACGTGATCCAGAACGTCGGGCTCTTCCCGCACCAGACGGTCAGCGCCAACGTCGCCACCGTGCCCCGGCTGCTCGGCTGGCCCCGCCAGCGCAGCCGTCGCCGGGTCGACGAGCTGCTGGAACTGGTCGGGCTCGACCCGGCCACGTTCGGCCGCCGCTACCCGCACGAGCTCTCGGGCGGGCAGCGGCAGCGGGTCGGGGTGGCCCGGGCGCTGGCCGCCGACCCGGTGGTGCTGCTGATGGACGAGCCGTTCTCGGCCGTCGACCCGATCGCGCGGACCCGGTTGCAGGAGGAGTTCCTCCGGTTGCAGGCCGAGGTGCGCAAGACCATCGTGCTGGTCACCCACGACCTCGACGAGGCGGTCCGGCTGGGCGACCGGATCGCGGTGCTCTCCGAGGGCGGGCGCCTGGAGCAGTTCGACACCCCGGCCGCCGTGCTGGGCGCGCCCGCCACGCCCTTCGTCCGGGAGTTCGTGGGCGCCGACCGGGGCATCCGCCGGCTCGCGGTCACCCCGGTCACCGGCGGGGCCGTCGAGCCGCTGCCGGAGGCCGGGGTGGCCGGGCTGCCGACGATGCCGGTCGGCGGCTCGGCGTACGACGCGCTGGGGGTGCTGCTGACCTCGGCCGCGGACCGGGTCGTGGTGACCGACGGGGGGCGGCCGATCGGGGTGCTCAGCCGGGAGCGGCTGCTCGAACTGGGCGCGCCCCAGCGGTGA